From a single Adhaeribacter swui genomic region:
- a CDS encoding ZIP family metal transporter, producing the protein MMEIAPWLKAGLWGLLAGSALLLGAAIGYFAPIRQRLVAGIMAFGSGVLISALSFDLMDEAFEQGGFTATGLGFLGGAAIYTFANWLLNQRGAKHRKRSGNQQANEQENSGSGTALAIGALIDGIPESIVIGISMIKGGTVSLVAVIAIFLSNLPEGLSSSAGMKKAGRSVNYVIGVWGFIALASGLASIAGYSVFGQFSDEVIASITALAAGAILAMLADTMIPEAFEEAHDFTGLITVIGFLTAFLLSRLTEGA; encoded by the coding sequence ATGATGGAGATAGCGCCCTGGCTTAAAGCTGGATTATGGGGTTTGTTGGCTGGTTCGGCGTTATTGTTGGGCGCGGCCATTGGTTATTTTGCTCCTATCCGGCAGCGGTTGGTAGCAGGCATTATGGCTTTTGGCAGTGGGGTATTAATTTCGGCTTTATCGTTTGACTTAATGGACGAAGCCTTTGAGCAAGGCGGGTTTACTGCAACGGGCCTGGGCTTTTTAGGGGGAGCTGCCATCTACACTTTCGCCAATTGGTTACTCAACCAACGGGGCGCTAAACACCGGAAACGCTCAGGAAACCAGCAAGCCAACGAGCAGGAAAATTCGGGTAGTGGCACCGCTTTAGCTATTGGCGCTTTAATCGACGGTATCCCCGAATCCATTGTTATTGGCATTAGCATGATTAAAGGAGGTACGGTAAGTTTAGTAGCCGTTATCGCCATTTTTCTTTCGAACTTACCCGAAGGATTGTCCAGTTCGGCGGGCATGAAAAAAGCGGGGCGTTCCGTAAATTATGTAATTGGCGTTTGGGGCTTTATAGCGCTGGCTTCCGGGTTAGCTTCTATTGCGGGTTATTCTGTTTTCGGCCAGTTTTCCGATGAGGTTATTGCTTCTATTACGGCTTTAGCCGCCGGCGCTATTCTGGCCATGCTCGCCGATACCATGATACCGGAAGCTTTTGAAGAAGCGCATGATTTTACTGGTTTGATTACTGTTATTGGTTTTTTAACAGCCTTTTTATTAAGTCGTTTAACCGAAGGTGCTTAA